The genomic DNA AACCATAAGATCAACATCATTACAACTCATGGTAACTTATAAATGATTTTCAGTATATAAAAATGTAAGAAGCATAAACAGTAGTTGGCATAATTGGTCGTAAAGATTTTGtggaagaaattttctctctaatGAAGATGATGTATAACTTAAGCTTGGAAGGGACATATATAGTAGTTCACCTAACACTAACATAAAGTGAAACTGAACACCAAACTGACAACAACCGCATGATCTATCAGCTTCTAGCATAAATGGTTCCAAAGCAAAATTGCTAATTTAGAGGTACTGCATTAACCTTTTTTTCCTCATCTGCCTCTTTTTTTTATGTCAATCGATTCAATTATTTGCCTATTAACCGAACATGAGAATTTACTGCTAAAAAGATTCCTTAGGGCAATGTGCTTTATGTTACTTTAcagaattcttttttttttctctccctctttcgaAGATCCGACCAATTGCATTGTGTCTAGTTTTTCCTTCGGACCCTTCTCACTTCACTTCTTTCATCTCTGGGATCTAGACTGAGAAAATTTGGGTTACGTTATGGCAAAAAAATCAAAGAGACAACCAGTGCAGCCTCAAAGGGACAATGTTGGATGTATGTGGGGTTTGATGAGCTTGTTTGATTTCCGCCGAGGCCAACCAACTCAGAAATTGCTTTCAGACAAGAGGCATGGAAGCAATAGGCGTACTGgtaattttttttgttgttagcacaatttaaattttatactGTAAAGACCATgtatttttaagttgatataaatgTATCACATAACTCTCTTTGTGCATAAAACTTGTCCtctcaaatattttatttcaatttcatTCGGGACAGTGTATTAGGCCTGAAATTTAACAAATTTTTAATAACTTTCATTCTTCACAGTAGTGACCTAAAGTTGGTCAGGGATACTCAATCTTTAAGTATTCATTCATATTTATCTATTTGTTGATGACATAGAATCATTTGTTCAATTTTCTTTGTGTGTGATGCTTCATACACGATTTAAATAGAAATTTATAGCTGTTGTATCTCATGCAGGTACTGGATATTCTAAAACTAAGCTTGTTTCACTCAGAAATTCAAGTGAAATTGGCACTGTGAGTTTCAAAGTTTTTTCGTTATCCTAAACTTAGGACATCacttttaaattaataataagcATGGTAAGCTCTAATGTCAGTTGTGTATTATTCAGATAATTTAATGCATTTGATAATTACTCAAATTTAATTGCCtcttatattaaattttttaaacagaaACACTCACAATCTTAATGAAACATGGAGGCTTATCGAATAGCTTGGCATAGTAGATTTGACATAAACATTTGGATAATATACTTCATCCTTTTCAATTTTGATGCTTACCTTTGCCACCGAGCCAATTCTTGTATGGGGATAAATTCAGAAACCTTTTGAAATTATACGAACAACTCTACAGGATGCTTTACTACCTACTAGAGGATATTGTCTTATATATTCACATCATGTAAAAGGAACTCACATAAACTTGACAAAAATCAAATCAGTTGTGTGCTAGATGCATTTTGGTGGATTTTGTTAAGAAAGAAGAGATATGAATGTTGTATATTATGCATTTTTCAACCATCGAAGACGACAAGAATAGGCAAAACAACCCAACAACATACTATGATTGACAAATTTAGGACAAAGTCTGCAAAATAAATACGTTCAATTGCCTAGGAGGTTTTTATACTCTTACCATGGTTGCAACAACTGTTGTAATGAAAGTACAACACTTTCTAGTAGCTAAAATACACTTCAGAATTTTAAATGTTTTAGGTGTGATATTTATATGTAAATCCATAGGATGGGAAATAACAATCAATAAATATTATTCTGAAGATAAATGACTTTGATGCAACCTCAGCCAAAATTTGATTTCGCAATGAGTATTAATTGAAAGAACCTCTACAATGTGATTATGTAATTATACCAATACTTGTATGGTTTTTTCCTCTCTCTCAAATGTTTCCTCTGCACAAACTTTCattgatgttttattttcttcagCTTGTTGATGAAACTAGAGAAGATCAGGCAAGTTTGGGTTCGACTAGCGTAAAAACATTAATAGAAGAAGAGATGTCTCAACTTCTCAAAAAGAACATTTCGAGGGATGAAACTCAGAGAGTAACATCTAGCTTGCAAACTGATGCGCTTGCTAGGTGCACCAATAAGCTGAGatgcaaaaaattaaaattagtttctgataatgtgGGAAACAACTTGACTGCTTCTAGCAGCTTGGCTGGGATTCATTCGGGAAGTATAGATCTAACAGAAATATCTTCTAGTAACTTTGACATTCCTGCATTTCTGTTAGAGTTATACAGTTATACATGCCAACAAGCCAGTGCTGATTCTAACTGTaagtttgattttcttccttccTTGGAAAGTATCTGTCTAAGGGGTCATTACCATCTTGGTGAGCTTGACGATAGTCTTGATGAAAAGATCTCTTTATTTCCACACACCATAGCTGATTTTGTTCAGATTATTGTTGGTCAGAAGTCAATTGTTGAAGGACTAAACCATGGACAATTGGCTGTCCAGAGAAAAAAGTTAGTGGATCAATTAGATGCTACAAATTCAGATAACGAGCTATTCATGAAGCTCCTCCAAGGTCCAGATTCATCTTTGCTTAAATATATTCAAAGTCTTTATGATGTTCAGGTTAGGAAAACATCCAAACTAGGATCAGAAAGATCCTCAGAGAACGTCACACTGTTAATAGAGGAGAATGATAATTCAGGTAAGTGCAATGAATCTGACATTAATCAATTACTTCAAAAACAAAAGAGATACAATTTTTTCTTGAGAAAGGACAAGTTAAAGGGGACAAAGCAAACCAAAGAGAACCCAAGTTCCGAAGCTTTGAACAGAATTGTTGTTCTGAGACCAAACCGAAGAACATCAAATTCTTCTACCATTATTAGTCAAACTTCTTCACTGCAGTCCCATGATATACTTAAGCATAATGAAAATAGTGAAAGAATTGCATCCAATTTTTCCATGAAAGAAATTAAGAGGAGAATCCGGCAAATAATCAATGAGAATAGAAAAGCACGACATGTTATTTCCAGGGATGGTATTCTGCACAGAATTCCAGTTACATCCAGTGACTATGGTGATTCATCTGAACTGATAAATGGAGGAAGTGCAGAAACAAGCTCATTAAATCATTGCCGTGTTGTTAAAATTCTTCATGAATCATTTGACCTTGACAGCAAAAGTAAGAAAATTGTTTCAGAAGAAGAATTCAAATCTGATGGCAATAGTCATATTTCTCGCTTCACAGCAAGATCTGAATCTTTGATGTACGAGGAAGCCAAGAAACATCTTGCTGAGATGCTAGACACAAGAGTTGATAGTTTTCTGAGAATCCAAGCTTCAAAACCTTTGGATCCGGTACTTGCTGTTTTAGATTTCAGTGAGCTATCACCTGCACCCAGTCCACAAAGATATGAATTTTTCATGTCATCTAAAGAGACAGGAGATCCCTCATCACAACAGTCAGATCAAGGAGGTGAGaccaataaatttagaaataaaattgcGTGAAGTTCCAATTTATGCATGCATTCCAGGTGATGAAAAATTAAATTCTGGTTTTGATTACAGAACTGGCTGAAAGCAGTTCACTGGCAGTAACATCTGTCAGTACAGACTTGAACATGGAAGGTAGCTTCTATAAGCAAAGATCCTCTTAACTTATTATAATCATACTATTAACTATATCCAAACTTTTATCAGGAAATACAGAGATCATTGAATTATTTGATACTAAAAGCATTGTGGAATTTAACGAGTTGGCCTTACCATTGAAGTCAAGTGGAAATGAACTAATCAATGAAACATGTGAAGAGGAATCTATTACATCACCATGCTGGGTAATTTAATGTCAAATTACCTTCTTTTTTAGGTTTATGGTTGTTTTTCTTGTTATTAAGAATACATCACTGGTTGTTCTGGTAGGATTCAGGTCAAGAAAAATCACCGACAGTGGTGCATGCCAAGCCTCGACCAAGTAACTTAATTCGGGAAAACTTAATGGCTCTTGAAAGCATCAATGAAAAGCAAGAGCAACCAAGCCCAGTATCTGTTCTAGGAACATTGACATCAGATGATATTAATAGTCTTGACTCTGCTGAAATTGAAAAATGTATTATCTGGAAAAATAGAATAGCAACAGTTTTTCTATCCATTACTATCTTTTTTGGTTTCTCATTCAGCTGAATCTGTATCCCTTTTGCAGATTATAATCAAGTGGAACATCAACAAGCTTCTCATGAAGAAGGAAACGTCGTGAGAATTCTAGAATCATCAGATTTAAATGACAGTATAAGAGATGATCTCGAAGATTATGAAGCTAGGTTTGACTATGTTAAGGCAGTCTTGGAAGCTTCTGACCTTACCAATGAATTCCCAAGGAAATGGGATATAGAGGACCAGTTAATCAAACCATCTTTGTTCAACGAAATAGGAATCTTTTTTTGCTCCCTGAAAGATGATCCTAAACTTCTCTTTGACTGCATCAATGAAGTCCTTTTAGAGATACATGAAAGGTTCTTGAAATGTTCCCCATGGCTGTTTTTCATCAAGAAAAACATCCTACCAATCCCTGTAGGTGAAAGCTTAATCCATGAAGTTAGTAAGGGTCTTGAGTGGCATCTTCAACTACATTTGCCCAACACATTAGATCAAATAGTGAAAAAGGACTTGGAGGGTCGATGTTGGATAGATCTCCGGTTTGAAGCTGAGAATATCACTGAGAAGATCTGTGATGCCATCTTAGGcgatgtagtaaaacaaattgtTTGTGACTCTTGGTGTTAACCCCAAAACTTTGGAAATCATCATTTCCAAGTTCACCCACTAATACAGGACTGAACACTGACAGGGAAAGGTTGAAGAATCCTAGGATCATCGAAGAGGACTCCTATGCTTTTATATTAAAGACTCACATTTATACAGCTAATCTTAATTTTtggcaattttttttttcctattggaAAGTGTTATGAAGCTTGAATGGACTTGGTGCGTATAATGTTAGTTTGATATCTTGTATTGAAGACAATAATCTGAAAGAATGTGTACATGAAGTTGCTGCTGTGGATCTTCCTGGTTTGAAGTGTTTTCAGGATGCCTTTTTGAGTTAAAAGTTCATTTTTGCATATCATCAGTCATGTGCATTTGTTGTTAATTTATGCAAGTGGTTTCAACACATGGGAGGGTTGTTTAAAAGCAACCCTAAGTTACAATGACTCAGTCTGACTCTATTTGATTCAATGTTGATTTAGTTAAAAATCCATAAAATCAGGTCATATCTCAAGTCTAGTTCGAACAAGATGTGAATTCAATTCGATCTCCTCCAAGTCAGTCTAGCTACAAATTGAATCCAAATTAGGCTCAAACAACTCTAACAAAATTCCTAACTAAAGTTTAGCCTAAATTCAAAGCATTTATCtctgatttatcttaatttttgCTAATTATCCTAAGAATCTTTCTAGAATAGCATAAAATTAAATTGCTAGCTTAGCTTGCATCTATGATGGTGGGATTCAAAGTTGGCGAGTGACGATAACTCGTTGATGTCAttaacaagataaaaaaaatgaatacgtTCGTTCTTAGcgtccccgtcaatccgtcccagggccaacactcTGACGgacggagagagagagagagagaggaagcaACTTAGTTTTGGTCAGCCCACAacaactaaattttttttaatcttgttTCTCATCCATCTTAGATTTTATCCTATTAGTTAGAGATTCATTCTTAACAAATTATTGAATTAGATCATTTAACTAGataaaaattaattaggtttctttccacttaattttcaattaaattaatttagaaaattataaaaggttttaaagttttaaaataattttacaatttttgtaaagttatttcaaattatatttcacattaaattatttataaaataattattttcagcCATAAACAatataaattgaaattaattgcagtagattaatttttaatttaatcattgtaaatttatcattaattttatattttatatcttTATTTAATTGACCGATAACTCTTAATTTATCTCAATTAAAGTCTTAATTAGTAAACAAAATTTAAGTTATCTGCAAGAAAAGATCTAATTTGAAAACCATTTTTAATTTGCatctattatttataaattttatacagtggTTAGTGGCAAAATCCATAAGATTTAACCTTTGACGTACCAAATAAGTTCCTTAATGATTATTCCCTTTATCTTCGTAAGTCTAATAATTTACCTAATGCATGTGTACTGTTAATGTTGGATACACAATAATTAATCCAGAGTTTTAATATATGATCAGGGACATAGTAGGATTTTAGATTATGAGAggcgatttttaaaatttttaaatatgagTGTAAATCAATTTTCACTATATAAaaatacttaaattttaaatttaagagctaaaaatgaacttaaatttaaaatttttaattttaatctttgatTCTAGTTGAAACAACGATCCGTCAATCTTCAGAACTTATCTATGATTCAAAGTCAAAGCATCACTTATGATTTCATTTCTTCATAATATTTAGCATTCCTACATATGAGACTTTCATTCCGATATAAATAACTATTTTAACTAGcaacctaataaaataaaatttataacaaTCTCCCTTACATTTACATTATACTCGAGGATGTTCTTTTGTAGCCCAGGATCATGgaggagatagaggaggaggaggtagTGGATGGGGAGATACTCTGTTTGAAATAGGTTTATCTCGTATTTCCATAAAATATCTTAACAATGCTATTTTACCTAATTTATCATTAACATAATATTTTAGAAACATAATCTCCTAATTTAATAACTTTTTcccaataatttaaaataaataataaaaaaattgatagctAATAAATAACATACTAGACTAGCAAAGAAAAATATgaatatatgaaaaattaaaactatatatTTTCCCAAATACTTAAACATGTAATCGAAATAGATTAAGTAAGAAAATTGCACCTCAATCAAAAGGTGTTTATTGTGAGCTTCAACGAAGCGACGATGACGGTGCTGGCAACAATAACATGTTGCGACAATGATGTGGGCGGTAGTGGCAACAACTTATGGTGGAGAATTTTGAGGGTAAAATTAGTGTCAAAGAAAAATAAGTAGGGGAATATGAGAGAAATAATTATGGATAAAAATAGGGAGAGCGAGGAAAACAGGTGAAAGAGGGGAAACAAAAAGGAAATATGGAGAAAGGAAAAGGAGGGActttttaatttgacttttgtGAAAGAGTCtaccaagttttaaaatatattattaggttattttttttttatatgtatGAATTTTTTTCCCCTCATATTTTAGGGGAAGTCGAATCTCTTGGCCTCAATTAACTATGATTAAGGTTAAAGTTAGGTTAATTATGATATGTGTTAAGTTTGCTGATACAAGATATTTGACAAGTGTTAAAGTTCTAGTGGTGAATCAGACATTGACTAAATCTTAGTGGATCTAGGCATCTAATGTGAAGACGGGTCAAATTCGAGGAGTTGTAACTCTCGAGAAAAGGTAGTAATGGGGTTAGTGGGATCATGGGGATGTGGAGATAATGGGGTTAGTGAgatcatgaagatgtggagatAAGGGGGTTAGCGGGAGATCAAAACTTCACCTCTATAAATAATCATACATTCATCGAAGGGAAATCTTCATGGTAAGAGAAGATAGATTCTCGATAGAATTATTTTGGTAAGGAAGGAGAAGTCATCGCCGTATCCATTTCTAAGGAGTGTGGTAAGTGAGCTTATTATGCAAATTATAAGTTCTGAAAGtgatagttttattttttaaaaattgttttgttTCACTTCTGTTATTATTGATTGCTGGATTATTACTAATTACTATTATTACTAGATTTTGGGCGCTAAATTGATGATAACTAAATGGTAGAGATATATTTTCTAAATACTACTGATTACTGAATTACTGATTACCGACCTCTCCTTTAGGAGGGATAATTCTAGAGGGTTGATATCAGTTTAAGTTATGAGGAACATGATTTAATTTCAGTGCCCACGTTAACATTAGTGTTGAGATTATTGTTATTTTACGACTGAAAAACTACTACTTTTTAATAACTACAGTATTTGTGTTTTATCCACTGTTTGCTGAGTGATTTCCAAATTACTCATCCCTTAAAACCCATTTCAGTTAGAGATGAAATTGGAACCGAGAATGAGATCGAGGATCAAGAGCAAGTCGAGTTCTGGGGATGGTGAATCTACTCCAATTACTTAATGAACTCTTGATTTAAGTAAATGTAATTTAATTCATTCAAATGATGAAAATAGTCTACCGTTTATTTTGAGAATGAAAAGACCGGTTTTCTTTGAAAATTACTATACTATTGAGTctgattattttcaaattttggatTTGAAAGTAACATCGATGTCAGTCGCGGGGTGTGACATTGAAACGATATCAAAGCCAAGTTTCTCATAATAAGGCTAGGTAGAGTTTCTACTAAGAAGAAAATAACTAGAAAGAAACTTCATCTTAAAACAACCCAATCCGACTATCTTAAAACGACTCAAGCTAGGTATCATAGCCAAGTTTCCATCGTTTAAGGGTGATGTACCCATCTTTCTAGAATTCCTATTTTAACTTTATGAAATTTTGACTTTCAACCGATATCCATTTTCCTATTTATACCTTAACATTATGAAATttttggttatatatatatatataaaaggtttGAATTTCAACCATTATCCATTtttttctcatatatatatatatatctgtgtGTGTGTGGGGTTTGAATTTCAACCAttattcatttttctttttttatttgtatGTTGGCTATGTTTGAATTTCAACTGTTATGCATTGTTCCTATAGGTATATTGACGTtatgaaaatttttaagttttatatatatatacgtataagataaattaaatatttaaaccaTTGTTCAACGTAGGTGGAGATATT from Zingiber officinale cultivar Zhangliang chromosome 4A, Zo_v1.1, whole genome shotgun sequence includes the following:
- the LOC121970034 gene encoding uncharacterized protein LOC121970034, whose product is MAKKSKRQPVQPQRDNVGCMWGLMSLFDFRRGQPTQKLLSDKRHGSNRRTGTGYSKTKLVSLRNSSEIGTLVDETREDQASLGSTSVKTLIEEEMSQLLKKNISRDETQRVTSSLQTDALARCTNKLRCKKLKLVSDNVGNNLTASSSLAGIHSGSIDLTEISSSNFDIPAFLLELYSYTCQQASADSNCKFDFLPSLESICLRGHYHLGELDDSLDEKISLFPHTIADFVQIIVGQKSIVEGLNHGQLAVQRKKLVDQLDATNSDNELFMKLLQGPDSSLLKYIQSLYDVQVRKTSKLGSERSSENVTLLIEENDNSGKCNESDINQLLQKQKRYNFFLRKDKLKGTKQTKENPSSEALNRIVVLRPNRRTSNSSTIISQTSSLQSHDILKHNENSERIASNFSMKEIKRRIRQIINENRKARHVISRDGILHRIPVTSSDYGDSSELINGGSAETSSLNHCRVVKILHESFDLDSKSKKIVSEEEFKSDGNSHISRFTARSESLMYEEAKKHLAEMLDTRVDSFLRIQASKPLDPVLAVLDFSELSPAPSPQRYEFFMSSKETGDPSSQQSDQGELAESSSLAVTSVSTDLNMEGNTEIIELFDTKSIVEFNELALPLKSSGNELINETCEEESITSPCWDSGQEKSPTVVHAKPRPSNLIRENLMALESINEKQEQPSPVSVLGTLTSDDINSLDSAEIEKYYNQVEHQQASHEEGNVVRILESSDLNDSIRDDLEDYEARFDYVKAVLEASDLTNEFPRKWDIEDQLIKPSLFNEIGIFFCSLKDDPKLLFDCINEVLLEIHERFLKCSPWLFFIKKNILPIPVGESLIHEVSKGLEWHLQLHLPNTLDQIVKKDLEGRCWIDLRFEAENITEKICDAILGDVVKQIVCDSWC